AATAACTGTGTACAAAGTAGAAACGACTATTATCCGCAATCCCACTCCATAACGGATGCGCTCTAGATTGCTTTACTTCATTCCAGCCCATATGTGGAATTTTTAATCGATCACTGCCTGATGGCTTAATTCTATCTTCAAAGTGCAAAACATTACCTGGCAAAATACCCAAACCATCAATACCCGCATTTTCTTCGCTATGATCAAGCAGGGCATGCATACCCAAACAAATCCCTAAAAATGGCTTATTTTTAGCGCACTCGCCTAGCAAATCAATCAAATCCAGACGCTTAATTTCAGACATACAATCGCGTAGTGCGCCGACACCAGGCAAGACTATATGACTGGCACTTTTAATCACTTGAAAATCACTCGTAACAACCACAGCAGTGTCTGTCGTTACGTGTTCCAATGCTTTTGATACCGAACGAAGATTACCCATTCCATAGTCAATAACGGCAACTATTTTTTTCATTTACAACAAACCTTTTGTTGAAGGCAATACACCTTGCATACGTGAATCATGCTCAACAGCCATGCGCAGTGCTTTGCCAAATGCTTTAAAAATAGTTTCTGCAATATGGTGAGAATTTTGGCCTCTTAAATTATCAATATGCAGTGTGGCACACGCATGATTGACAAAACCAGAGAAAAACTCTTGTAACAAATCAAGTTCAAACTGGCCACAATTTGCACGAGGATAGTCCACATGATATTGCAAACCAGGTCGTCCAGAAAAATCAATCACGACCCGAGATAACGCTTCATCTAGAACAATATAAGAGTGGCCATAGCGATAAATACCTTTTTTATTTGACAAGGCTTCAGAAAAAGCCTGCCCCAACGCAATCCCTACATCTTCCACTGTATGATGTGCATCAATTTCCAAATCACCATTAGCTTTAATGTCAATATCAATCACTCCATGACGAGCAATTTGATCCAGCATATGATCAAAAAAAGGCACACCGGTATTCAGATTCGACTTCCCTTTACCATCTAAATTAATTGAAACTTCAATCTGGGTTTCTAGAGTATCGCGTTTAATTTTAGCCGTACGATCAGCCATTTTTTGACTCCTAATTTTGGCTTAATGATGCCCGCTAGGATAACGTTAACAGGCGTTATTGGAAAGAGTAAAGTCTCGAAAAGCATGCAAAGCGAGGTAAAGAGAGAGTAACTGGGTGTGATATAGAAGTTCTTGAAGCAGACGAAGCAAGAATTTTAGCCAAAAAGAAGCCCCTGCTGAGAGTATTGATCACGACATCGGTGATGTCAATGATAAATACCT
The Gammaproteobacteria bacterium genome window above contains:
- the hisH gene encoding imidazole glycerol phosphate synthase subunit HisH, with the protein product MKKIVAVIDYGMGNLRSVSKALEHVTTDTAVVVTSDFQVIKSASHIVLPGVGALRDCMSEIKRLDLIDLLGECAKNKPFLGICLGMHALLDHSEENAGIDGLGILPGNVLHFEDRIKPSGSDRLKIPHMGWNEVKQSRAHPLWSGIADNSRFYFVHSYYVKPETSELMAGATDYGLEFASCIARDNIFAAQFHPEKSQQAGLILLSNFLQWDGS
- the hisB gene encoding imidazoleglycerol-phosphate dehydratase HisB, translated to MADRTAKIKRDTLETQIEVSINLDGKGKSNLNTGVPFFDHMLDQIARHGVIDIDIKANGDLEIDAHHTVEDVGIALGQAFSEALSNKKGIYRYGHSYIVLDEALSRVVIDFSGRPGLQYHVDYPRANCGQFELDLLQEFFSGFVNHACATLHIDNLRGQNSHHIAETIFKAFGKALRMAVEHDSRMQGVLPSTKGLL